GGGGCCGGTGGTGGATGTGGCGGCGACCCGCCGGCGGACGGCGAACCATCCGGCGACCAGGGCCGCGACGATCAGCGGAAGGCACAGCACGGTGGTGCGGCCGGCGCCGCCGTCGGCGTACATGAGGACCAGGACGGAGGCGAGGAAGGCCAGCGTCACGAGTTCGGTCCAGGGTGAGCCCGGCAGCCGGTAGCCGGGGCGGGTGAGGTCGCCCTTCTCGGTCTTCTGCCAGAAGAGCAGGTGGCAGACCATGATCATGCCCCAGGTGGACAGGATCCCGATCGCGGCGAAGTTCAGCACGATCTCGAACGCGTCGGCCGGGACGACGAAGTTGAGGCCGACGCCGAGAACGCAGATGCCGCTGGTGAGCAGGATGCCGCCGTAGGGGACCTGGCTGCGACTCATCACCGAGGTGAACTTCGGGGCCGAGCCGGACATGGCCATGGAGCGCAGGATACGGCCGGTGGAGTACAGACCGGAGTTGAGCGAGGACATGGCCGCGGTGAGCACGACGAGGTTCATCACGCCGCCCGCGGCCGGGATGCCGATGTTGGACAGGACGGTCACGAAGGGGCTCTGTCCGGACGTGTACTTGTTCCAGGGCAGCAGCATCGAGAGCAGCACGACCGAGCCGACGTAGAAGACACCGACGCGCCACATGATCGAGTTGATCGCCTTGGGCATGATCTTCTCGGGGTTCTCGGTCTCGCCCGCGGCGACTCCGACCAGTTCGACCGAGGCGTAGGCGAAGACCACGCCCTGGATGATCAGCAGCATGGGCAGCAGCCCGTTGGGGAAGACACCGCCGTTGTCGGTGATCAGGGACGGCCCGGGGGTGGTGCCGGCGACTTCGTGCTGGGTGACCAGCAGGAAGATGCCGATACACATGAAGATCACCAGCGCGCTGACCTTGATGATCGCGAACCAGAACTCCATCTCGCCGAAGAACTTGACCGAGATGAGGTTGACGGTCAATACGACAGCGAGGGCGATCAATGCGATCAACCATTGGGGAATGTCGGAGAACAGACCCCAGTAGTGCGTGTAGGTCGCCACCGCGGTGATGTCGGCGATGCCGGTGGTGGCCCAGTTGAGGAAGTACATCCAGCCCGCGGTGTACGCCCCCTTCTCGCCGAGGAACTCCCTCGCGTACGACACGAAGGCGCCGGACGAGGGCCGGTACAGGACGAGTTCACCGAGGGCGCGCACCACGAGGAAGGCGAAGACGCCACAGACCGCGTAGGCGATGAACAGGGAAGGGCCGGCGTCGGCGAGGCGGCCGCCGGCGCCGAGGAAGAGGCCGGTGCCGATCGCGCCACCGATGGCGATCATGTTGACGTGCCGGTGTTTGAGGGACTTGCTGTATCCCTCGTCTCCGGCGTCGACATGGCCGGAACGTTTCTGCACGCCATCGTGCAGGGACTGCTCGCTCACGCCTGGGGTTCGCCTTCCGTGGGG
This is a stretch of genomic DNA from Streptomyces sp. NBC_00285. It encodes these proteins:
- a CDS encoding amino acid permease, which encodes MSEQSLHDGVQKRSGHVDAGDEGYSKSLKHRHVNMIAIGGAIGTGLFLGAGGRLADAGPSLFIAYAVCGVFAFLVVRALGELVLYRPSSGAFVSYAREFLGEKGAYTAGWMYFLNWATTGIADITAVATYTHYWGLFSDIPQWLIALIALAVVLTVNLISVKFFGEMEFWFAIIKVSALVIFMCIGIFLLVTQHEVAGTTPGPSLITDNGGVFPNGLLPMLLIIQGVVFAYASVELVGVAAGETENPEKIMPKAINSIMWRVGVFYVGSVVLLSMLLPWNKYTSGQSPFVTVLSNIGIPAAGGVMNLVVLTAAMSSLNSGLYSTGRILRSMAMSGSAPKFTSVMSRSQVPYGGILLTSGICVLGVGLNFVVPADAFEIVLNFAAIGILSTWGMIMVCHLLFWQKTEKGDLTRPGYRLPGSPWTELVTLAFLASVLVLMYADGGAGRTTVLCLPLIVAALVAGWFAVRRRVAATSTTGPGA